A single genomic interval of Mucilaginibacter robiniae harbors:
- a CDS encoding phosphatase PAP2 family protein, protein MRFKLFLLQLLLCLTFVARSQNIDVKMLNFINPNSNNENKGWAFLSNHAIIVSAATPLAMLAAGFITKDDLLKRNAITATAALLTNTLVTDRIKDYVQRQRPYLTWNNKIYLEGHTSGYSFPSGHTSTTFNVATSLSLSFPKWYVIAPAYTFAAATAYSRMYRGAHYPSDVLGGMIVGAGTSFLSYKLQKMFYRHRYNHTVHTGF, encoded by the coding sequence ATGAGATTTAAACTATTTCTTTTACAGCTGTTGCTGTGCCTAACTTTTGTAGCCCGATCACAGAACATTGATGTGAAGATGCTAAACTTCATTAATCCTAACTCTAACAATGAAAACAAAGGTTGGGCATTTTTATCTAATCATGCTATTATAGTTTCGGCAGCTACACCGCTGGCCATGCTAGCGGCTGGTTTTATAACTAAAGATGATTTATTAAAACGAAATGCCATTACTGCAACTGCCGCTTTACTAACCAATACTTTAGTAACAGACCGTATTAAAGATTACGTGCAGCGGCAACGTCCTTATTTAACCTGGAACAATAAAATTTATCTGGAAGGCCACACTTCAGGTTATTCATTCCCTTCGGGGCATACTTCTACTACTTTTAATGTTGCCACTTCGTTAAGCCTGAGCTTCCCGAAGTGGTATGTGATTGCGCCGGCTTATACTTTTGCTGCGGCTACGGCCTACTCACGTATGTATCGTGGTGCTCACTACCCTAGTGATGTGTTAGGTGGCATGATTGTAGGTGCCGGAACATCATTTTTAAGCTATAAACTACAAAAGATGTTTTATCGCCATCGGTACAATCATACTGTTCATACAGGCTTCTAA
- a CDS encoding BamA/TamA family outer membrane protein, whose product MILNRYLTKTFVLITGLFSLYTATAQSQTHKDSVTLAIDADYNKVGAVHRKLFGENYRKLWAVPVKMRVMHLQQEKGGLTVLEKGGGLQTQSLRLRDPSGQEWVLRSVQKYPERALPPKLRPTIAKAILQDQISTSNPFGALTVPPLAEALDIPHANPEIVYVGDDAGLGKYREKYKNSIYLFEEREPEESEKTDNTHKVQKKLFEDNDVKVDQKIVLRARLLDMIIGDWDRHDDQWRWDKYKDDKAITYTPIPRDRDQVYYKTSGVFPWFVSHQWLKAKFQPYRDEIRDINSWNYNARYFDRLFLNEMSEADWKEQIAYVQAHLTDEVINRAIHKMPPAIFALSGPQIIQTIKARRSNIAWQGLQFYSFLSRYVDVPTSEKHERVDVTEQADGKVNLVIHKVKKDSSLAQITYQRVFDPKDTKEVRVYGMGGHDAFSVAGSGKSPIKVRLIGGEKADSFYVDKQVDNKKNLYIYDRSDEKNVLPERSQAKIHTEADTDVIAYDRKNFLYNRFQPLIAVSYNTDYGITPTLGFAYTKEGFRKLPFAYRHQLEISYLSGRKAFLIHYNAEYTKLIGNNDFLINFTSRGPHNYSNFFGIGNNTEFVDQKNNIRYFRNRYDYLYGDVRLRHTYGDWKVSGGLTGQFYHSTSENNEPRFLGAYNQQHPDEQVFSNKSYAGLVAGALLDTRNNTLRTTKGVYWNTTISGLQQLNQDHSRYSQLVSQFSFYANPDRDSILIIAARFGAGTTLGHADYFQQLKLGGSDNLRGFRTWRFTGRSMLFNNLEMRLKVLDINSYLFPGSIGIIGFNDVGRVFTPGESSSKWHDGYGGGIYVEPADLVLLQATLGKSNEGHIVYINLGYRF is encoded by the coding sequence ATGATATTAAACCGATACCTTACAAAAACCTTTGTATTAATTACCGGCCTGTTTTCACTTTATACTGCTACTGCACAAAGCCAAACCCACAAAGACTCAGTTACTTTAGCCATAGATGCTGATTATAACAAAGTAGGTGCAGTGCATCGCAAGCTTTTTGGCGAAAACTACCGGAAACTGTGGGCTGTTCCGGTTAAAATGCGAGTTATGCACTTGCAGCAGGAAAAAGGTGGCCTTACTGTTTTAGAAAAAGGTGGCGGGCTACAAACACAGTCGCTCCGCCTGCGTGATCCATCAGGGCAGGAGTGGGTATTGCGTTCGGTACAAAAATATCCAGAACGGGCATTGCCGCCTAAGCTGCGCCCTACTATAGCTAAAGCCATCCTGCAGGATCAGATATCTACTTCCAATCCTTTTGGGGCTTTAACAGTACCACCGTTAGCTGAAGCTTTAGACATTCCTCATGCAAATCCCGAAATTGTGTATGTAGGCGATGATGCCGGCTTGGGCAAATACCGTGAAAAATACAAAAACAGTATTTACTTGTTTGAAGAACGTGAGCCGGAAGAGTCAGAAAAAACCGACAATACGCACAAGGTACAAAAAAAGCTGTTTGAGGATAATGATGTAAAAGTTGATCAGAAAATTGTGTTACGTGCCCGTTTGCTGGATATGATTATTGGCGACTGGGACCGTCATGATGATCAATGGCGTTGGGACAAGTATAAAGATGATAAAGCTATTACTTATACGCCTATCCCACGCGATCGTGACCAGGTTTATTACAAAACATCAGGCGTTTTCCCTTGGTTTGTATCACACCAGTGGCTTAAAGCCAAATTTCAGCCTTATCGTGATGAAATACGTGATATTAATAGCTGGAACTATAATGCCCGGTATTTTGACCGCTTGTTTTTAAATGAAATGAGCGAAGCTGACTGGAAAGAGCAAATTGCTTACGTTCAGGCGCATTTAACTGATGAAGTAATTAATCGGGCTATCCATAAAATGCCACCTGCTATTTTCGCTTTATCTGGTCCGCAAATTATTCAAACCATCAAAGCAAGGCGCAGTAACATTGCTTGGCAAGGCTTGCAGTTTTACAGTTTCCTGTCGCGCTATGTGGATGTACCCACTTCTGAAAAGCATGAACGTGTTGATGTAACTGAGCAAGCTGATGGTAAAGTAAATCTGGTTATTCATAAAGTAAAAAAAGATAGTTCACTGGCCCAGATCACTTATCAGCGTGTGTTCGATCCGAAAGATACCAAAGAAGTACGTGTGTATGGTATGGGTGGGCATGATGCTTTTTCGGTAGCAGGCAGCGGTAAGTCGCCTATTAAAGTACGTTTAATAGGAGGAGAGAAAGCTGATAGCTTTTATGTAGATAAACAGGTGGATAATAAAAAGAACCTGTACATCTATGATCGTTCGGATGAAAAAAATGTATTACCCGAGCGCTCACAAGCTAAAATACATACCGAAGCTGATACTGATGTAATAGCTTACGATCGGAAAAACTTTTTGTATAACCGTTTCCAGCCTCTTATTGCTGTAAGCTACAATACCGATTATGGTATAACCCCAACTCTGGGTTTTGCTTACACCAAGGAAGGTTTCCGTAAGTTACCTTTTGCTTACCGCCATCAGCTTGAGATAAGTTATCTATCAGGCCGTAAAGCTTTTTTGATACATTACAATGCAGAATATACCAAGCTAATTGGCAACAACGACTTTTTGATAAACTTTACCTCACGCGGTCCACATAACTACAGCAACTTTTTCGGTATAGGTAACAATACCGAGTTTGTGGATCAAAAGAACAATATCCGGTATTTCCGTAACCGATACGATTACCTGTATGGTGATGTACGGTTAAGGCATACGTATGGCGATTGGAAAGTTAGCGGGGGCCTTACCGGTCAGTTTTACCATAGTACTTCTGAAAATAATGAGCCCCGGTTTTTAGGAGCCTATAATCAGCAACATCCTGATGAGCAGGTGTTCTCTAATAAAAGCTATGCTGGCTTGGTAGCCGGTGCATTGCTGGATACCCGTAACAATACCTTGCGTACTACAAAAGGTGTTTACTGGAATACGACCATCAGTGGCCTGCAACAGTTAAACCAGGATCATAGTCGGTACAGTCAATTGGTATCACAGTTTAGCTTTTATGCCAACCCTGACCGGGATTCTATATTAATTATTGCAGCGCGTTTTGGTGCTGGTACCACCCTAGGGCATGCCGATTACTTTCAGCAGCTTAAATTAGGCGGTTCAGATAATTTAAGGGGTTTTCGTACCTGGCGCTTTACAGGTCGTAGCATGTTGTTCAACAACCTGGAAATGCGTTTGAAAGTATTGGATATTAACTCTTACCTGTTTCCGGGCAGTATAGGTATTA